One Paraburkholderia dioscoreae DNA segment encodes these proteins:
- the galE gene encoding UDP-glucose 4-epimerase GalE: MTTKGTILVTGGAGFIGSHTCVELLNGGYDVVVIDNLVNSNRESLRRVEKITGKAVTFYEADARDEAALNRIFDAHPITGAIHFAALKAVGESVAKPIEYYSNNVGSLLSLLGVMRDRNVKQVVFSSSATVYGVPKSSPIDESFPLSATNPYGQSKLIAEQVLRDLEVADPSWRIATLRYFNPVGAHESGLIGEDPAGIPNNLMPYVAQVAVGKLEKLRVFGGDYDTPDGTGVRDYIHVVDLARGHLAALDALVTRDASFVVNLGTGQGYSVIDVVKAFEKAAGRPVPYEIVARRPGDVASCFADPAAAEKIIGWRAQFGIERMCADHWRWQSTNPQGFA; this comes from the coding sequence ATGACCACGAAGGGCACGATTCTGGTAACGGGCGGCGCGGGCTTTATCGGCTCGCACACCTGTGTCGAACTGCTGAACGGCGGTTACGACGTCGTGGTAATCGACAATCTCGTGAACAGCAACCGCGAGTCGCTGCGGCGCGTGGAAAAAATCACCGGCAAGGCGGTGACTTTCTACGAAGCCGACGCGCGCGACGAAGCGGCGCTCAACCGTATTTTCGACGCCCACCCGATCACGGGCGCGATTCACTTTGCCGCGCTGAAGGCGGTGGGCGAGTCGGTGGCCAAGCCGATCGAGTATTACAGCAACAACGTCGGCAGCCTGCTGAGCTTGCTCGGCGTGATGCGCGACCGGAACGTCAAGCAGGTCGTGTTCAGTTCGTCGGCGACCGTCTATGGCGTGCCGAAGAGTTCGCCGATCGACGAGTCGTTCCCGCTGTCGGCCACCAATCCGTACGGCCAGTCGAAGCTGATCGCCGAGCAGGTGCTGCGCGATCTGGAAGTGGCCGATCCGTCGTGGCGCATTGCCACGCTGCGCTACTTCAATCCGGTCGGCGCGCATGAGAGCGGTCTGATCGGCGAAGATCCCGCCGGCATTCCCAACAACCTGATGCCGTATGTCGCGCAGGTCGCGGTCGGCAAGCTCGAAAAGCTGCGCGTGTTCGGCGGCGACTACGACACGCCCGACGGCACCGGCGTGCGCGACTATATCCACGTCGTCGATCTGGCGCGCGGGCATCTGGCCGCACTCGACGCGCTGGTCACGCGCGACGCCAGTTTCGTGGTGAACCTCGGCACGGGCCAGGGCTACAGCGTGATCGACGTGGTCAAGGCCTTCGAGAAAGCCGCCGGACGGCCGGTGCCGTATGAAATCGTGGCACGCCGCCCCGGTGACGTCGCCTCGTGTTTCGCCGACCCGGCCGCGGCCGAGAAGATCATCGGCTGGCGCGCGCAGTTCGGTATCGAACGGATGTGCGCGGATCACTGGCGCTGGCAGTCCACCAATCCGCAAGGATTCGCGTGA
- a CDS encoding glycosyltransferase — protein MTNSPATAHMTLDDVAVLIPAYNGQADVDLTLASFSESAPVHVLIVDDGSTPPIVAPAIANMKIEVLRMAQNGGIERALQTGIDALAQRGFRYAARIDAGDRSVPQRLAKQRLFMELHPRVAGLGMWTQVVTREGKPLFMLTPPAEPDAIRRLRFFRSCLAHPSMMLRIDAVRAVGNYRAEYRSAEDLDLFVRLMQRYDCANLPELGLYYELNEGGISATKRRRQVSSTLRLQLRYFNVVNPYDWLGLAKNLLHLVTPYRALQRIKRSLLTPRASR, from the coding sequence ATGACGAACTCACCCGCCACCGCGCACATGACCCTCGACGACGTCGCGGTGCTGATACCCGCCTACAACGGCCAGGCCGACGTCGACCTCACGCTCGCGTCGTTCAGCGAAAGCGCGCCGGTGCACGTGCTGATCGTCGACGACGGCAGCACGCCGCCAATCGTCGCGCCGGCCATCGCCAACATGAAGATCGAAGTGCTGCGCATGGCGCAGAATGGCGGTATTGAACGCGCGTTACAAACCGGCATCGACGCCCTTGCGCAGCGCGGCTTCCGCTATGCGGCGCGCATCGACGCGGGCGACCGCAGCGTGCCGCAGCGGCTCGCCAAACAACGCCTCTTCATGGAATTGCATCCGCGCGTGGCGGGCCTCGGCATGTGGACGCAGGTCGTCACCCGCGAAGGCAAGCCGCTTTTCATGCTGACGCCGCCCGCCGAACCGGATGCGATCCGCCGCTTGCGCTTTTTTCGCTCATGCCTCGCGCATCCTTCGATGATGCTGCGCATCGACGCCGTGCGCGCGGTCGGCAACTACCGCGCCGAGTACCGCTCCGCCGAGGATCTCGATCTGTTCGTGCGGCTGATGCAACGCTACGACTGCGCGAACCTGCCGGAGCTCGGGCTCTACTACGAACTGAACGAAGGCGGCATCAGCGCCACTAAACGGCGCCGCCAGGTGAGCTCGACGCTGCGGCTGCAACTGCGCTACTTCAACGTCGTCAATCCGTACGACTGGTTAGGCCTCGCCAAAAATCTGCTGCATCTGGTGACGCCTTACCGCGCGCTGCAACGGATCAAGCGCAGCCTGCTCACGCCGCGCGCGAGCCGCTAA
- a CDS encoding glycosyltransferase family 4 protein — MKPALKSTPALRITLVCNTAWAIYTYRQGLIRMLVGRGVDVTVLAPRDRTFELLAAMGCRCIELPVASKGTNPRDDLRTLYALYRQYRTIRPHVVFHYTIKPNIYGSIAARLAGVQSVAVTTGLGYVFIQQSRAAQVAKKLYRFAFRFPREIWFLNRDDQAAFVEQNLLVHPERARLLHGEGVDLDQFAFTPLPERDDYRFVLIGRLLWDKGVGEYVEAARRLRERYPHARFQLLGPVGVDNPSAITREEVAAWEQEGIIEYLGEAHDVRPFIAEADCVVLPSYREGVPRTLMEASAMGRPIVTTDVPGCREVVADGVNGLLCEVRNAESLAATLARMLDMSGAERRAMAERGRKKVAEEFDERVVVETYKDLVQKMTGVLL; from the coding sequence ATGAAGCCTGCCCTGAAGTCGACGCCCGCGTTGCGCATTACACTCGTCTGTAACACCGCCTGGGCAATCTATACCTACCGGCAAGGGCTGATCCGCATGCTGGTCGGACGCGGCGTCGACGTGACGGTGCTTGCGCCGCGCGACCGCACGTTCGAACTGCTCGCCGCGATGGGCTGCCGCTGCATCGAATTGCCGGTCGCCTCCAAAGGCACCAATCCGCGCGACGACCTGCGCACGCTGTATGCGCTCTACCGGCAATACCGGACGATTCGCCCGCACGTGGTATTCCATTACACGATCAAGCCGAATATCTATGGATCGATCGCCGCCAGGCTGGCGGGCGTGCAATCGGTTGCGGTCACAACCGGATTGGGCTACGTGTTCATCCAGCAGAGCCGCGCCGCTCAGGTGGCCAAAAAACTGTATCGTTTCGCCTTCCGTTTCCCGCGCGAAATATGGTTTTTGAATCGCGACGATCAGGCCGCGTTTGTCGAACAGAATTTGTTGGTGCATCCTGAGCGCGCGAGGTTGCTGCATGGCGAAGGCGTGGACCTCGACCAGTTCGCCTTCACCCCGTTGCCCGAGCGGGACGATTACCGCTTCGTGCTGATCGGGCGGCTGCTGTGGGACAAGGGCGTGGGCGAATATGTCGAAGCCGCGCGGCGTTTGCGCGAACGTTATCCGCATGCGCGGTTCCAGTTGCTCGGCCCGGTGGGTGTCGACAATCCCAGTGCGATTACGCGCGAAGAAGTGGCGGCGTGGGAGCAGGAAGGCATCATCGAGTATCTTGGGGAGGCGCATGACGTGCGGCCTTTCATCGCCGAAGCGGATTGCGTGGTGTTGCCGTCGTATCGCGAAGGCGTGCCGCGCACGCTGATGGAAGCCTCGGCAATGGGCCGGCCGATCGTCACGACCGACGTGCCGGGCTGCCGCGAGGTGGTGGCGGACGGCGTCAACGGCTTGCTGTGCGAGGTGCGCAATGCAGAAAGCCTCGCGGCCACGCTGGCGCGCATGCTCGACATGAGCGGCGCTGAGCGGCGGGCCATGGCTGAACGCGGCCGGAAGAAAGTCGCGGAGGAATTCGACGAGCGCGTGGTCGTCGAAACGTATAAGGACCTGGTGCAGAAAATGACGGGCGTTTTACTTTAA
- the waaA gene encoding lipid IV(A) 3-deoxy-D-manno-octulosonic acid transferase, with translation MLRIVYHALWWIIAPLAVLRLMIRSRKERGYREHIGERFGYSRGRLPEDNAPLIWVHAVSVGETRAAQPLIEALMKARPDARILLTHMTPSGRATGEQIFGDRVLRSYLPYDMPHAVRRFLRAWRPSLGLVMETEVWPTLIDECRRADVPLVLTNARMSARSYKRAAKFGSATKDVFGGFARVLAQSPSDAERLTALGARNAAVLGNLKFDMTTSPELAARGHAWRAAIGTRPVWVAASTREGEEELVLQAFAALGIDDALLILVPRHPQRFNEVAGLVEKAGLRLERRSAWAPDAKVASAAATASGGLPALPGGVNVLLGDSMGELGAYYAASDLAFIGGSLLPLGGQNLIEACAVGVPVLIGPHVFNFTQATADAVAAGAAVQVQDPADLAQALRELFGDKARRLAMSGAASAFAARHRGATARTVDVLMALLPEVE, from the coding sequence ATGCTGAGGATCGTCTATCACGCGCTCTGGTGGATCATCGCGCCGCTGGCCGTCCTGCGCCTCATGATCCGCTCGCGCAAAGAGCGCGGCTATCGCGAGCATATCGGCGAGCGTTTCGGATACTCGCGCGGCCGGCTGCCCGAAGACAACGCGCCGCTGATCTGGGTGCACGCGGTGTCGGTGGGGGAGACGCGCGCCGCGCAACCGCTGATCGAAGCGTTGATGAAGGCGCGTCCCGACGCACGCATTCTGTTGACCCACATGACGCCGAGCGGGCGCGCCACCGGCGAGCAGATTTTCGGCGACCGTGTTTTGCGCAGCTATCTGCCGTACGACATGCCGCATGCGGTGCGGCGGTTTTTGCGGGCATGGCGGCCATCGCTCGGTCTGGTGATGGAAACCGAAGTGTGGCCGACGCTGATCGACGAATGCCGTCGCGCGGACGTGCCGCTGGTGCTGACCAATGCGCGGATGTCGGCGCGCTCGTATAAGCGTGCGGCGAAGTTCGGCAGTGCGACCAAAGACGTGTTCGGCGGCTTTGCGCGCGTGCTGGCGCAGAGTCCGTCGGATGCCGAGCGGCTGACCGCGCTCGGCGCGCGCAACGCGGCGGTGCTCGGCAATCTGAAATTCGACATGACCACGTCGCCGGAACTGGCCGCGCGCGGGCATGCGTGGCGCGCGGCGATCGGTACGCGTCCGGTATGGGTCGCGGCCAGCACGCGCGAGGGCGAAGAGGAACTGGTGCTGCAGGCGTTCGCGGCGCTCGGCATCGACGACGCGCTGCTGATTCTGGTGCCGCGTCACCCGCAACGTTTCAACGAAGTCGCGGGGCTGGTCGAGAAAGCCGGGCTGCGGCTCGAGCGGCGTTCGGCCTGGGCGCCGGACGCGAAGGTGGCGTCGGCGGCGGCGACCGCGAGTGGCGGTTTGCCGGCTTTGCCTGGGGGCGTGAACGTGCTGCTGGGCGATTCAATGGGCGAGTTGGGCGCTTACTATGCGGCTTCGGATCTGGCGTTCATCGGCGGCAGTTTGCTGCCGTTGGGCGGGCAGAATCTGATCGAAGCGTGCGCGGTCGGTGTGCCGGTGCTGATCGGACCGCACGTGTTCAACTTCACGCAGGCCACCGCGGATGCCGTGGCGGCGGGCGCCGCGGTTCAGGTGCAGGATCCGGCCGATCTGGCGCAGGCATTGCGCGAATTGTTCGGCGACAAGGCCAGAAGGCTGGCCATGAGCGGCGCGGCTTCGGCGTTCGCCGCGCGTCACCGCGGCGCGACCGCGCGAACCGTGGATGTGTTGATGGCGTTGTTGCCGGAGGTGGAGTGA
- a CDS encoding phosphomannomutase/phosphoglucomutase — MISKSIFKAYDIRGVIGKTLDADAARSIGRAFGSEVRAQGGDAVVVARDGRLSGPELIQALSDGLRAAGVDVVNVGMVPTPVGYFAASVPLKLEGGERRVDSCIVVTGSHNPPDYNGFKMVLRGAAIYGEQILALHQRIVDENFSEGSGTYTEYDIADAYLDRIASDIKLARPIKIVVDTGNGVAGGLAPKLFKKLGCELVELFTEIDGNFPNHHPDPAHPENLQDVIRALKETDAEIGFAFDGDGDRLGVVTKDGQIIYPDRQLMLFAEEVLSRNKGAQIIYDVKCTRNLAKWVKDKGGEPLMWKTGHSLVKAKLRETGAPLAGEMSGHVFFKDRWYGFDDGLYTGARLLEILTRVADPSKLLNSLPNSNSTPELQLKLEEGENFELIARLQQNAKFTGADDVVKIDGLRVEYPDGFGLARSSNTTPVVVMRFEADNDAALKRIQEDFRRVILAEKADAKLPF, encoded by the coding sequence ATGATCTCCAAGTCTATTTTCAAGGCATATGACATTCGCGGTGTAATCGGCAAGACGCTCGACGCCGACGCAGCGCGTTCAATCGGCCGCGCGTTCGGCAGCGAGGTGCGAGCGCAAGGCGGCGACGCCGTGGTGGTCGCACGCGACGGCCGCCTCTCCGGTCCCGAGCTGATCCAGGCACTGTCGGACGGTCTGCGCGCGGCCGGTGTCGACGTGGTCAACGTGGGCATGGTGCCCACCCCGGTCGGCTATTTCGCGGCCAGCGTGCCATTGAAGCTCGAAGGCGGCGAGCGCCGCGTCGATTCGTGCATCGTCGTGACGGGTAGTCATAATCCGCCGGACTACAACGGCTTCAAGATGGTCCTGCGCGGCGCGGCCATTTACGGCGAGCAGATTCTCGCGCTGCATCAGCGCATCGTCGACGAGAACTTCTCTGAAGGCAGCGGCACGTACACCGAGTACGACATTGCCGACGCCTATCTCGATCGCATCGCGAGCGACATCAAGCTCGCGCGCCCCATCAAGATCGTGGTCGACACCGGCAACGGCGTGGCCGGCGGCCTCGCCCCCAAGCTGTTCAAAAAGCTCGGCTGTGAACTGGTCGAACTGTTCACCGAGATCGACGGCAACTTTCCGAACCATCACCCGGACCCGGCTCATCCGGAAAACCTGCAGGACGTGATCCGCGCGCTGAAGGAAACGGACGCCGAAATCGGCTTCGCTTTCGACGGCGACGGCGACCGCCTGGGCGTAGTCACCAAAGACGGCCAGATCATCTATCCGGACCGCCAGCTCATGCTGTTCGCGGAAGAAGTGCTGTCGCGCAACAAGGGCGCGCAGATCATTTACGACGTGAAGTGCACGCGCAATCTCGCCAAGTGGGTGAAGGACAAGGGCGGCGAGCCGCTCATGTGGAAGACCGGCCACTCGCTCGTCAAGGCCAAGCTGCGCGAAACCGGCGCACCGCTCGCCGGCGAAATGAGCGGCCACGTGTTCTTCAAGGACCGCTGGTACGGTTTCGACGACGGCCTGTACACGGGCGCGCGTCTGCTCGAAATCCTTACGCGCGTGGCGGATCCGAGCAAGCTGCTGAACTCGCTGCCGAACTCGAACTCCACGCCTGAACTGCAACTGAAGCTCGAAGAAGGCGAGAACTTCGAACTGATCGCGCGCCTGCAGCAGAACGCAAAGTTCACCGGCGCGGACGACGTCGTGAAGATCGACGGCCTGCGTGTCGAATATCCGGACGGCTTCGGTCTCGCGCGTTCGTCGAACACCACGCCGGTGGTCGTGATGCGTTTCGAAGCCGATAACGACGCGGCGCTCAAGCGCATCCAGGAAGACTTCCGCCGCGTGATCCTCGCGGAGAAGGCTGACGCGAAGCTGCCGTTCTGA
- a CDS encoding oligosaccharide flippase family protein, translating to MLTLKRFANPDVTRAFTNIVWLGLERLTQIGVAIAISGMLARYFGPDVFGKWQYANTLLLVLSPITWVCGAEILVPTIVNRPPAQLGTVLGSAFALRISVSVAALLLTWLGIALHFFEPLVGAMLAGLAVTMLFREPFVGVINAWLQSLTYSKPQLLTSMSTAVLKAALVYLLVRAAATPARFGWLWALESAAIGAVLVIYYIGRHGGKLDWHLDRALFRHFASAGTVFWLGLICMYLFLKLDRLMLERAISFADLGRYSAAQQLNENWITLALMLAQTIAPAFVYRVQDAAQLRRNMWRLTAMTAALMVGGAIILDLLAGLIIRRVFGPQFEGAIEIFRWAVWLSVPAGIEAIGNLIVLKYQARFVLLSKWLLALAVAFVVNLLAIPRLGAYGALVGLAAGYLTAASVNLYYIRFKLRP from the coding sequence ATGCTGACGCTCAAGCGCTTCGCCAATCCGGACGTCACGCGCGCCTTCACGAATATCGTGTGGCTCGGGCTGGAGCGGCTCACGCAGATCGGCGTGGCGATCGCGATCAGCGGCATGCTGGCGCGCTACTTCGGGCCGGACGTCTTCGGCAAATGGCAATACGCCAACACGCTGCTGCTGGTGCTCTCGCCCATCACCTGGGTATGCGGCGCGGAGATCCTCGTGCCCACCATCGTCAACCGGCCGCCGGCGCAACTCGGCACCGTGCTCGGCAGCGCCTTCGCGCTGCGCATTTCGGTGTCGGTCGCGGCCCTGCTGCTCACATGGCTCGGCATCGCCCTGCACTTCTTCGAGCCGCTGGTCGGCGCCATGCTCGCCGGCCTCGCCGTGACCATGCTGTTTCGCGAGCCGTTCGTCGGCGTGATCAACGCGTGGCTGCAAAGCCTGACCTACAGCAAGCCGCAGTTGCTGACCAGCATGAGCACCGCGGTGCTGAAAGCCGCCCTGGTCTATCTGCTCGTGCGCGCGGCGGCCACGCCCGCGCGTTTCGGCTGGCTGTGGGCGCTCGAATCGGCGGCGATTGGCGCCGTGCTGGTGATCTACTACATCGGCCGGCATGGCGGCAAGCTCGACTGGCATCTCGACCGGGCGCTCTTCAGGCATTTCGCGAGCGCGGGCACCGTGTTCTGGCTCGGCCTGATCTGTATGTACCTGTTCCTGAAACTGGACCGGCTCATGCTCGAACGGGCCATTTCGTTCGCCGACCTCGGGCGCTATTCCGCCGCCCAGCAGTTGAACGAAAACTGGATCACGCTCGCGCTGATGCTCGCGCAGACCATCGCGCCCGCCTTCGTCTACCGTGTGCAGGACGCCGCCCAGCTACGCCGCAACATGTGGCGGCTCACCGCCATGACCGCGGCGCTGATGGTGGGCGGCGCGATCATCCTGGATCTGCTGGCCGGCCTGATCATCCGCCGCGTGTTCGGGCCGCAGTTCGAAGGCGCGATCGAGATTTTCCGCTGGGCCGTGTGGCTCTCCGTGCCCGCCGGCATCGAGGCGATCGGCAATCTGATCGTGCTGAAATATCAGGCCAGGTTCGTGTTGCTCTCGAAGTGGCTGCTCGCGCTGGCCGTCGCATTCGTGGTCAATCTGCTGGCGATTCCGCGGCTCGGCGCTTACGGCGCGCTGGTGGGCCTCGCGGCCGGCTATCTGACAGCGGCGTCGGTTAATCTTTATTACATCCGTTTCAAATTGCGCCCATGA
- a CDS encoding ABC transporter substrate-binding protein, giving the protein MGIRLKSVVGALALCALANVGYAADPIKIGVDGPFTGGSSSMGVSMRDGVRLATAEINKAGGVLGRQIVLVERDDEAKNERGVQIAQELINKEKVVAVVGYINTGVALASQRFFQEAKIPVFNNVATGSIVTKQFTDQPDNYVFRNAAADRIQAPMIVEEAVTKRGFKKVAILADSTNYGQLGREDLEKALAAKGVKPVAVEKFNIKDVDMTAQLLKAKEAGAEAVLTYGIGPELAQIANGMAKLGWKVPLIGSWTLSMANYIDNASTNGEGARMPQTFIQEANTPKRKAFIDAYLKEFKPKNNRIDSPVSAAQGYDSIYLLAAAITQAGSTDGPKVRAALENLNTKVEGVVMVYDKPFTHDDHEAISPNVPVVGEVKGGRVVYAYEADRKGGSQLRTKQASSAN; this is encoded by the coding sequence ATGGGAATTCGCTTGAAAAGCGTTGTGGGTGCGCTTGCGCTTTGTGCGCTCGCCAATGTCGGCTATGCGGCGGATCCGATCAAGATCGGCGTTGACGGACCTTTCACCGGCGGCTCGTCTTCGATGGGCGTGAGCATGCGCGACGGCGTACGCCTCGCCACCGCCGAAATCAACAAGGCCGGCGGCGTGCTGGGCCGTCAGATCGTGCTAGTGGAACGCGACGACGAAGCGAAAAACGAACGCGGCGTGCAGATCGCGCAAGAGCTGATCAACAAGGAAAAAGTCGTGGCGGTGGTCGGCTACATCAACACCGGCGTCGCACTCGCCTCACAGCGCTTCTTCCAGGAAGCGAAGATTCCCGTCTTCAACAACGTCGCGACCGGTAGCATCGTGACGAAGCAGTTCACCGACCAGCCGGACAATTACGTGTTCCGCAATGCCGCCGCGGACCGCATCCAGGCGCCCATGATCGTCGAAGAAGCCGTGACCAAACGCGGTTTCAAGAAGGTCGCGATCCTCGCCGACTCGACCAACTACGGTCAACTCGGCCGCGAAGACCTCGAAAAGGCGCTTGCCGCCAAAGGCGTGAAGCCTGTCGCCGTCGAGAAATTCAATATCAAGGACGTCGACATGACCGCGCAGCTGCTCAAGGCCAAAGAGGCCGGCGCGGAAGCGGTGCTGACGTACGGAATCGGACCGGAACTCGCTCAAATCGCCAACGGCATGGCCAAGCTCGGCTGGAAAGTGCCGCTGATCGGCAGTTGGACTCTCTCGATGGCGAACTACATCGACAACGCGAGCACCAACGGCGAAGGCGCGCGCATGCCGCAGACGTTCATTCAGGAAGCGAACACGCCCAAGCGTAAAGCCTTCATCGACGCGTATCTGAAGGAGTTCAAGCCGAAGAACAACCGCATCGACTCCCCGGTTTCCGCCGCGCAAGGCTACGACTCGATCTATCTGCTGGCCGCCGCGATCACCCAGGCCGGCTCGACCGACGGCCCGAAAGTGCGCGCCGCGCTCGAAAACCTCAATACGAAAGTGGAAGGCGTCGTGATGGTCTACGACAAGCCGTTCACGCACGACGACCACGAAGCGATCAGCCCCAACGTGCCGGTGGTCGGCGAAGTCAAGGGCGGCCGCGTGGTCTATGCGTACGAAGCGGATCGCAAGGGTGGCAGCCAGCTGCGCACCAAGCAGGCAAGCTCCGCGAATTGA
- the waaC gene encoding lipopolysaccharide heptosyltransferase I, which produces MSVQKILIVRVSSLGDVVHNMPVIADIRRRHPEAQIDWLVEESFVGLVQLVSGVRRAIPVSLRRWRKRILSLDNWREIGAFRRALAAENYDLVIDCQGLIKTAWVASMARGPLVGLANRTDGAGFEWPVRFFYDKRVPIEPRTHVVERTRQLVAAALNDPPPQPTDHIDFGIDTGRAALALSEANLNLPVPYVVFVHATSRADKQWPDTAWIELGQSLVRRGASIVLPWGSEAERATSERLAKEFGAAAIVPPKLSLPAVVGLIEGAAATVGVDTGLVHIAAALKRPTIELYNFATAWRTGGYWSPNVVNLGTAGQPPTLQQVKSALAGFGLL; this is translated from the coding sequence TTGAGCGTGCAAAAGATATTGATCGTGAGGGTGTCGTCGTTGGGCGACGTCGTTCACAACATGCCGGTGATCGCCGACATCCGACGCCGTCATCCCGAGGCTCAGATCGACTGGCTCGTCGAAGAGAGCTTCGTGGGGCTGGTGCAACTCGTGAGCGGCGTGCGCCGGGCGATTCCCGTGTCCCTGCGGCGCTGGCGCAAGCGCATTCTGTCGCTGGACAACTGGCGCGAGATCGGCGCATTCCGCCGCGCGCTCGCCGCCGAAAACTACGATCTCGTGATCGACTGCCAGGGGCTCATCAAGACCGCATGGGTCGCGAGCATGGCGCGCGGGCCGCTGGTCGGCCTCGCGAACCGTACCGACGGCGCGGGCTTCGAATGGCCGGTGCGCTTCTTTTACGACAAGCGCGTGCCGATCGAGCCGCGCACCCACGTGGTGGAACGCACGCGCCAACTGGTGGCCGCGGCGCTGAACGACCCGCCGCCGCAACCCACCGACCACATCGACTTCGGCATCGACACCGGGCGGGCCGCGCTGGCTTTGTCCGAGGCGAATCTGAACCTGCCGGTGCCGTATGTGGTGTTCGTGCACGCCACCTCGCGCGCCGACAAGCAGTGGCCGGACACCGCGTGGATCGAGTTGGGGCAGTCATTGGTGCGGCGCGGCGCGTCGATCGTGCTGCCGTGGGGCAGTGAGGCGGAACGCGCCACCAGCGAGCGGCTCGCCAAGGAATTCGGCGCGGCGGCCATCGTGCCGCCGAAGCTCTCGTTGCCGGCCGTGGTCGGGCTGATCGAAGGCGCGGCCGCGACCGTCGGAGTTGACACAGGTCTGGTTCACATCGCCGCGGCGCTGAAGCGCCCGACCATCGAGTTGTACAATTTCGCCACCGCGTGGCGTACCGGCGGCTACTGGTCGCCGAACGTCGTCAATCTCGGCACGGCCGGACAGCCGCCCACGCTGCAACAGGTGAAGTCGGCACTCGCGGGCTTCGGCCTGCTGTGA
- a CDS encoding Kdo hydroxylase family protein, whose protein sequence is MNETQIIEVANADWHGRNLSVPRETLLAGVERGKVLYFPNLRFPIEGGEQALLDPALADPNRKNISLEPNGGALHGVAGDAVTQTAVRALIARYQANARTLVDGLFPEYNGRLRVAPTSLRLHQVETRETSWRKDDSRLHVDAFPSRPNYGERILRVFTNVNPHGAPRVWRVGEPFEDMAKRFLPRIKPQMPGSAWLLNLLHVTKSPRSEYDHLMLHLHDGMKADLDYQKSSPQETIPFPPGSVWVCFSDQTSHAVMSGQFMLEQTFFLPVKAMVQPECAPLGILERLKGRALV, encoded by the coding sequence ATGAACGAAACCCAGATCATCGAAGTAGCGAACGCCGACTGGCACGGGCGCAACCTGTCCGTGCCGCGCGAGACGCTGCTCGCCGGCGTCGAACGCGGCAAAGTGCTGTATTTCCCGAATCTGCGCTTCCCGATCGAAGGCGGCGAACAGGCGCTGCTCGACCCCGCGCTCGCCGATCCGAATCGCAAGAACATCAGCCTCGAACCGAATGGCGGCGCGTTGCACGGCGTGGCCGGCGACGCCGTCACGCAAACCGCGGTACGCGCGTTGATCGCGCGTTATCAGGCCAACGCGCGCACGCTGGTCGACGGGCTTTTTCCCGAATACAACGGCCGGCTGCGTGTGGCGCCGACCAGCCTGCGGCTGCATCAGGTGGAAACGCGCGAGACCTCGTGGCGCAAAGACGATAGCCGCCTGCACGTGGACGCCTTTCCTTCGCGCCCGAACTACGGCGAGCGCATTCTGCGCGTATTCACCAACGTCAATCCGCATGGCGCGCCGCGCGTGTGGCGTGTCGGCGAACCGTTCGAGGACATGGCCAAACGCTTCCTGCCGCGCATCAAGCCGCAAATGCCGGGCTCGGCCTGGCTGCTGAACCTGCTGCACGTGACCAAATCGCCGCGCAGCGAATACGATCATCTGATGCTGCATCTGCACGACGGCATGAAGGCCGACCTCGACTACCAGAAGTCGAGTCCGCAGGAGACCATACCGTTTCCGCCCGGCAGTGTCTGGGTGTGTTTCTCGGATCAGACCTCGCACGCGGTGATGTCCGGCCAGTTCATGCTGGAGCAGACCTTTTTCCTGCCGGTCAAGGCGATGGTGCAGCCCGAATGCGCGCCGCTCGGGATTCTCGAACGCCTCAAGGGCAGGGCGCTGGTTTGA